A genome region from Methanobacterium subterraneum includes the following:
- a CDS encoding DUF2207 domain-containing protein, translated as MDKIKFSSLILLSILVLSVLPAISFAADDDRSYSIPRASVDLYVQENGNLRVKETLYYSFLGTYNGVYRDIPLKPGERIENLNVSTKGAYSTLEVTNKSDMKSLKIYLFSDSQKTTPVTSKNVEITIEYDMINVIKIYNDIAGLQFKAWGEEWDVDVGDLTTRVHLKSKEGVKYWLNPPYYVLSDGWDDYPILNESILKIATKTISTGNYFEVRLAIPKDQFTNPVLAQQINQDGLPQMEKIQQEYQDQINFYNNLFSLLAVLMLLSIVTPLILYFKYGREPKTSYQGEYERELPSNDPPAVVNAISGKGFTKIVGTPDMNGFQATIMDLIDREYLGVYTEEEGKDKKVYLEIKNKSISDLYSFEKQVIHFFKRIATNNIVDLKQMKRDFKHQENAKAFKHSYDAWEDDLRNTFLNEKTDQFFVKTGDTYMKVYGVLGLVIAVIVFFVSVFSPIPASSNALIASIVLGLVAIISLILPEKIAGRWTQEGIDYHAKWEAFKKYLQDFSLIKEYPPESVVVWNKYLVYATALGVADKVRKSMSLTLPKDQLNQSDIYLFHYYGGYAILSSSLSTGMTTATKGEGGGGGGVGGVGGGSGGGGGGAF; from the coding sequence ATGGATAAAATCAAATTTTCTTCCCTGATCTTGCTTTCGATCCTTGTACTGTCAGTTCTCCCGGCAATTAGCTTCGCTGCAGATGATGACCGGAGTTACAGCATTCCCCGGGCCAGTGTTGATCTTTATGTTCAGGAAAATGGGAACTTAAGGGTTAAAGAAACCCTTTACTACTCATTTTTAGGTACTTACAATGGGGTTTACCGTGACATTCCCCTTAAACCTGGGGAAAGAATTGAGAACCTGAATGTATCTACCAAAGGAGCCTACTCCACTTTAGAGGTCACTAATAAGAGTGACATGAAGTCTTTAAAGATTTACCTGTTCTCTGATAGTCAGAAAACCACCCCAGTTACCAGTAAGAACGTTGAAATAACCATTGAGTACGACATGATTAACGTGATAAAGATCTACAATGATATTGCTGGATTACAGTTTAAGGCGTGGGGTGAAGAATGGGATGTGGATGTGGGAGATCTAACCACCCGCGTGCACCTTAAATCCAAAGAGGGTGTTAAATACTGGTTAAACCCACCATACTATGTTTTAAGTGATGGTTGGGATGATTACCCCATCTTAAATGAATCCATCCTGAAAATCGCAACAAAAACCATATCCACTGGAAACTATTTCGAGGTGCGTCTGGCTATTCCCAAGGACCAGTTTACCAATCCAGTTCTGGCCCAGCAGATAAACCAGGATGGGCTGCCTCAAATGGAGAAGATCCAGCAGGAATACCAGGACCAGATAAATTTTTACAACAACTTATTCTCCTTACTAGCAGTTTTAATGCTATTAAGTATTGTTACTCCCTTAATATTATACTTTAAATATGGAAGGGAGCCAAAAACTAGTTACCAGGGAGAGTATGAGCGAGAGCTTCCTAGCAATGACCCACCAGCAGTGGTCAATGCCATATCCGGTAAAGGGTTCACCAAAATAGTTGGAACTCCAGATATGAATGGTTTCCAGGCCACAATTATGGATCTTATAGACCGGGAATATTTAGGAGTCTACACTGAGGAAGAGGGCAAGGATAAGAAAGTGTACCTTGAGATCAAAAATAAGAGTATCAGTGATCTTTATTCCTTTGAAAAACAGGTTATCCACTTCTTTAAACGGATAGCAACCAATAATATTGTGGACCTTAAGCAGATGAAGAGGGATTTCAAACACCAGGAAAATGCTAAGGCCTTTAAGCACTCCTACGATGCCTGGGAGGATGATCTAAGGAACACATTCCTCAATGAGAAAACTGATCAATTCTTCGTTAAGACTGGAGACACCTACATGAAGGTCTACGGAGTTTTAGGATTAGTAATTGCGGTAATAGTGTTTTTTGTTTCAGTATTCAGTCCCATACCTGCATCTTCAAATGCTCTTATTGCCTCCATTGTTCTGGGCCTGGTGGCTATTATCTCCCTGATCCTACCAGAGAAGATCGCCGGCCGATGGACCCAGGAAGGTATTGATTACCATGCTAAATGGGAAGCATTCAAAAAATATCTCCAGGACTTCTCTTTAATAAAAGAGTATCCTCCAGAATCAGTGGTGGTGTGGAATAAATACCTGGTCTACGCCACTGCCCTGGGAGTAGCAGATAAGGTTCGAAAATCCATGTCCCTGACCTTACCAAAAGACCAGCTGAACCAGAGTGACATATACCTCTTCCACTACTACGGCGGTTACGCCATCCTATCATCCAGTCTGAGTACTGGAATGACCACCGCCACCAAGGGAGAAGGTGGAGGTGGTGGAGGAGTTGGTGGAGTAGGTGGAGGATCAGGTGGAGGTGGAGGTGGAGCTTTCTAA
- a CDS encoding LemA family protein translates to MWLYIIILIIVLLIIGVIVGLYNSLVKLRNRVKNAWSQIDVQLNRRADLIPNLVETVKGYASHEKGVFERVTQARSAVMGAETVKESQEANNMLTGALKSLFAVAENYPDLKANQNFLELQQQLAETEDKIAYSRQFYNDTVLMYNNKCQMFPSNLIASTFNFEEAEFFEVEESARTVPKVEF, encoded by the coding sequence ATGTGGTTATATATAATAATTCTAATAATAGTACTCCTAATTATAGGAGTGATAGTCGGGCTCTACAACAGTCTGGTGAAGCTTAGAAACAGGGTTAAAAATGCCTGGTCTCAGATAGATGTGCAGCTGAACCGGAGAGCAGATTTAATACCCAACCTAGTTGAAACAGTTAAAGGTTACGCCAGCCACGAGAAGGGTGTTTTTGAAAGGGTTACCCAGGCTCGTTCTGCAGTAATGGGTGCTGAAACTGTTAAGGAAAGCCAGGAAGCTAACAACATGTTAACTGGTGCCCTTAAATCCTTATTTGCGGTGGCTGAGAATTACCCTGATCTAAAGGCTAACCAGAATTTCCTGGAATTACAGCAGCAGCTGGCTGAAACTGAGGATAAAATCGCCTACTCCCGTCAGTTTTACAATGACACAGTATTAATGTACAACAACAAGTGTCAGATGTTCCCCAGCAACCTAATTGCCAGCACCTTTAATTTTGAGGAAGCAGAGTTCTTTGAAGTTGAAGAATCTGCAAGAACAGTGCCTAAAGTGGAATTCTAA
- a CDS encoding PsbP-related protein — protein sequence MYCPKCGTKNQDGAVFCETCGSRLTETKTTKSAPDKKKSSSLPIILIIIGVVIIVGIGIAAYALYFMPQSNSSTPSITPQVETTAYSNDDFSLNYPKTWTINNSQSDSTGSAVYIIDPQFAADPNGLKVTGVGLFALSKSEGVNQDSIVDDLTNTLTNQVTTQKSTVTVDGVSATLNIVEGDNAQGHKSQYKIINWEKGDMMYIIACVVRGSDLGNTLDSQKANLDTIINSFKSK from the coding sequence ATGTATTGCCCAAAATGCGGAACAAAAAACCAGGACGGTGCTGTTTTCTGTGAAACTTGCGGTAGCAGATTAACAGAAACCAAAACAACTAAGTCTGCACCTGATAAAAAGAAATCTTCCAGTTTACCGATTATTTTAATTATCATTGGTGTAGTTATTATCGTTGGAATTGGAATTGCTGCATATGCCTTATATTTTATGCCCCAATCCAACTCCTCCACACCATCTATCACACCACAAGTGGAAACCACGGCCTACAGTAATGATGACTTTTCCTTGAACTACCCTAAAACCTGGACCATTAACAACAGCCAGAGTGACTCAACCGGTAGTGCAGTTTACATTATCGACCCCCAATTTGCAGCTGATCCCAATGGACTGAAAGTAACCGGCGTAGGGCTGTTTGCTTTAAGCAAGTCAGAAGGGGTTAATCAAGATAGTATAGTAGATGATCTTACCAACACCCTCACCAATCAGGTAACAACACAAAAGAGCACAGTCACTGTGGATGGTGTTTCAGCAACACTGAACATTGTGGAAGGGGATAATGCCCAGGGCCATAAATCACAGTACAAAATAATAAACTGGGAGAAAGGAGACATGATGTATATTATTGCCTGCGTAGTACGAGGATCAGACTTGGGGAATACATTAGACAGCCAAAAAGCTAACCTCGACACCATCATCAACAGTTTTAAATCAAAATAA
- the csa3 gene encoding CRISPR-associated CARF protein Csa3, with product MENTLISTIYSLEPVMACITQFSPNKIILLREENPPDKIVEAERMLQETVGKILEIKSIPTSVYNVVIVAQDTVEIIEEEYAHGRNIVVNISGGRKPQALGALFGSYARHNMVEKIVYITEEDKNIIDLPILNFGISKTKRIILEELYAGENNVKNLSIKIGISRGMTYNHIRELREMGLIDPKAFKITSAGELAII from the coding sequence ATGGAAAATACTTTAATATCAACTATTTATTCCCTGGAACCGGTAATGGCCTGCATTACCCAGTTCTCACCTAATAAGATCATACTACTGAGAGAGGAGAATCCTCCAGATAAGATCGTGGAAGCAGAGCGTATGCTCCAGGAAACTGTGGGCAAAATCCTGGAAATCAAATCCATACCCACCAGTGTATACAACGTGGTGATAGTTGCCCAGGACACAGTGGAAATCATAGAAGAAGAATACGCCCACGGACGCAATATCGTGGTAAATATCAGTGGCGGTAGAAAACCCCAGGCACTGGGAGCTCTTTTTGGAAGTTACGCCCGTCACAATATGGTGGAAAAGATCGTCTACATCACCGAGGAAGATAAAAACATAATCGACCTACCCATCCTCAACTTCGGAATATCCAAGACCAAAAGGATCATACTGGAGGAATTGTATGCCGGTGAAAACAACGTCAAAAACCTGTCCATAAAGATAGGCATAAGCAGGGGAATGACTTACAATCACATCCGTGAACTGAGAGAAATGGGTTTAATCGACCCCAAAGCATTTAAAATTACCAGTGCCGGTGAACTGGCCATAATATAG
- a CDS encoding response regulator produces MVNFRVMVVEDDGIIALGLQYKLESWGYTVDPMVFSGEDAVEKSFQQKPDLILMDIGVKGELNGIEVAHQIKELNIPIIYITGLDDEIVTQKAMETVPYALLKKPVNNDVLKNTIQSALEELDK; encoded by the coding sequence ATGGTTAATTTTAGGGTAATGGTGGTGGAAGACGATGGGATCATTGCCCTTGGTCTTCAATACAAGTTAGAATCATGGGGTTACACTGTGGATCCCATGGTCTTCTCAGGGGAAGATGCAGTTGAGAAATCATTCCAGCAAAAACCCGATCTCATATTAATGGACATTGGGGTTAAAGGGGAGTTAAATGGGATAGAAGTGGCTCATCAAATCAAGGAATTGAATATCCCAATTATTTACATCACTGGTTTGGATGATGAGATTGTAACCCAAAAGGCAATGGAAACAGTTCCCTATGCCCTCTTAAAAAAACCAGTGAACAATGATGTGTTAAAAAACACTATTCAATCCGCTCTGGAAGAATTAGATAAATGA
- a CDS encoding ARPP-1 family domain-containing protein, which yields MEELIANYLQHMELGEIQEHKSMSVFPLYNKGDNGLYITLKEALEADLLTITEVDNYGSVPELKVINQATVPVLLLDGEELAGAKQNRVLNTTILLKEKSETIIPVSCTEQGRWSYNSLKFTESGNLASLMVRRHKSASVNQSLKKSGLFRSDQRMVWDGIDEISLKSGVKSRTRAMQDVYQSLEEDLREYHLSFPVRDGQKGILVMVKGEVMGLDIVSCSIAYLNLHRKLLKSYALEAILMEGEDEDGFNGLDKAKSFLDEASLSMDEKHESVGYGWDHRLEGPGILGSSLTYQDQVIHTALFKNIPDENQKMSIYRQRRSFRM from the coding sequence ATGGAGGAATTAATTGCTAATTACTTGCAACACATGGAGTTGGGAGAAATCCAGGAACATAAAAGCATGTCAGTATTCCCTCTCTACAATAAGGGAGACAATGGACTGTACATCACCCTTAAGGAAGCATTAGAGGCAGATCTTTTAACCATCACTGAAGTGGATAACTACGGTTCAGTACCAGAATTGAAGGTGATAAACCAGGCCACTGTCCCGGTTTTGTTATTGGACGGGGAGGAACTGGCTGGCGCCAAGCAGAATCGGGTTTTAAACACCACCATACTCCTTAAAGAGAAGTCAGAAACTATTATTCCAGTAAGTTGCACTGAACAGGGGAGGTGGAGTTACAACTCCCTGAAATTCACAGAATCCGGGAATCTGGCATCCCTCATGGTACGCCGACATAAGTCCGCCTCAGTGAACCAGTCACTAAAAAAAAGCGGATTATTCCGTTCGGACCAGAGAATGGTGTGGGATGGTATAGATGAAATAAGTCTCAAATCAGGTGTAAAAAGCAGGACACGGGCAATGCAGGATGTTTACCAATCCCTGGAGGAGGATCTGAGGGAATATCACCTATCATTCCCGGTACGGGATGGGCAGAAAGGAATCCTGGTGATGGTTAAGGGGGAGGTTATGGGTCTGGATATTGTATCCTGTAGTATTGCCTACCTTAACCTCCACCGTAAACTACTGAAAAGCTATGCCCTGGAAGCAATTCTCATGGAGGGGGAAGATGAAGATGGATTCAATGGATTGGATAAGGCTAAGTCATTCCTGGATGAAGCAAGCCTATCCATGGATGAGAAGCATGAGTCAGTGGGTTATGGATGGGATCATCGTCTGGAAGGCCCAGGAATACTGGGTTCATCCTTAACTTATCAGGACCAAGTGATTCACACTGCACTGTTTAAGAATATCCCTGATGAAAACCAAAAAATGTCTATTTACCGGCAACGGAGGAGT